One Thauera sp. K11 DNA window includes the following coding sequences:
- a CDS encoding nitrite/sulfite reductase codes for MYRYDEYDQHIVDERVAQYADQTARYLAGELGEDEFRPLRLQNGLYIQRHAPMLRIAVPYGNLRAEQLRMFAHIARTYDHGYGHFTTRQNLQYNWPKLEDVPEILRLLASVQMHAIQTSGNCIRNVTSDPFAGVAADELIDPRPWCEIVRQWSTFHPEFAYLPRKFKIAVNGAAEDRAAIQIHDIGLDLRRDAGGNVGFRVLVGGGLGRTPILGEEVASFVPWQQILNYCEAVLRVYNLHGRRDNAYKARIKILVKALGVEEFARQVEAEFVHLKDGPSTLTQAEIDRVAGRFTDPELAPLPPDEDYRARLADDKGFANWARRNVRGHQLSGYASVVLSLKKPGIAPGDITAEQFDAVADLCERHAQGEVRVLHEQNLAFASVREADLYDLWQQLRTLGLATPNIGLLTDIISCPGGDFCSLANAKSIPIALAIQDRFDDLDYLHDIGELELNISGCMNACGHHHVGHIGVLGVDKSGEEWYQVTIGGAQGENASLGKVIGPSFAAAEMPDVVESLIRSYVDNRNEGESFVDTVRRLGIEPFKTRVYAERASRQEERKTAHA; via the coding sequence ATGTACCGATACGACGAATACGACCAGCACATCGTGGACGAACGGGTGGCGCAATACGCCGACCAGACGGCACGCTACCTGGCCGGCGAACTGGGCGAGGACGAGTTCCGTCCGCTGCGCCTGCAGAACGGCCTCTACATCCAGCGCCACGCGCCGATGCTGCGCATCGCGGTTCCCTACGGCAACCTGCGCGCGGAGCAACTGCGCATGTTCGCCCACATCGCACGCACCTACGACCACGGCTACGGCCACTTCACCACGCGCCAGAACCTGCAGTACAACTGGCCGAAGCTCGAGGACGTGCCGGAGATCCTGCGCCTGCTCGCCAGCGTGCAGATGCATGCCATCCAGACATCGGGCAACTGTATCCGCAACGTCACGTCCGACCCGTTCGCCGGCGTGGCCGCCGACGAGTTGATCGACCCGCGCCCGTGGTGCGAGATCGTGCGCCAGTGGAGCACCTTCCACCCCGAGTTCGCCTACCTGCCGCGCAAGTTCAAGATCGCCGTGAACGGCGCGGCGGAAGACCGCGCCGCGATCCAGATCCACGACATCGGCCTCGACCTCAGGCGCGACGCCGGGGGCAACGTCGGCTTTCGCGTGCTGGTGGGCGGCGGGCTCGGCCGCACGCCCATCCTCGGCGAGGAAGTGGCGAGCTTCGTGCCGTGGCAGCAGATCCTCAACTACTGCGAGGCGGTGCTGCGCGTCTACAACCTGCACGGCCGGCGCGACAACGCCTACAAGGCACGCATCAAGATCCTGGTGAAGGCGCTGGGCGTGGAAGAGTTCGCGCGCCAGGTCGAAGCCGAGTTCGTGCATCTGAAGGACGGCCCGTCCACGCTCACCCAGGCCGAGATCGACCGCGTCGCCGGCCGCTTCACCGATCCGGAACTGGCGCCGCTGCCGCCGGACGAGGACTACCGCGCCCGTCTCGCCGACGACAAGGGCTTCGCCAACTGGGCCAGGCGCAACGTGCGCGGGCACCAGCTCTCCGGCTACGCCAGCGTCGTGCTGTCGCTGAAGAAGCCCGGCATCGCCCCCGGCGACATCACCGCCGAACAGTTCGACGCGGTGGCCGACCTGTGCGAGCGCCATGCCCAGGGCGAAGTGCGCGTGCTGCACGAGCAGAACCTCGCCTTCGCCAGCGTGCGCGAAGCCGACCTGTACGATTTGTGGCAGCAGTTGCGCACGCTCGGCCTGGCCACGCCCAACATCGGCCTCCTGACCGACATCATCTCGTGCCCCGGCGGCGACTTCTGCTCGCTCGCCAATGCCAAGTCGATCCCGATCGCGCTGGCGATCCAGGACCGCTTCGACGACCTCGACTACCTGCACGACATCGGCGAACTCGAGCTGAACATCTCCGGCTGCATGAATGCCTGTGGCCACCACCACGTCGGCCACATCGGCGTGCTCGGCGTCGACAAGAGCGGCGAGGAGTGGTACCAGGTCACGATCGGCGGCGCCCAGGGCGAAAACGCCTCGCTGGGCAAGGTCATCGGCCCGTCCTTCGCCGCGGCCGAGATGCCCGACGTGGTCGAGTCGCTGATCCGCAGCTACGTCGACAACCGCAACGAAGGCGAGTCCTTCGTCGACACCGTACGCCGCCTCGGCATCGAGCCGTTCAAGACGCGCGTGTATGCCGAACGCGCCTCCCGCCAGGAAGAAAGGAAGACCGCCCATGCCTGA
- a CDS encoding type II asparaginase, whose amino-acid sequence MKILHRIVPGLAAIALLLPGGLQARETPTDTRLANVVILATGGTIAGAGASAANSATYQAAKVPVDKLIAGVPELKDLANVRGEQVFQIASESFTNDHLLQLGKRVGELAKQGDVDGIVITHGTDTIEETAYFLNLVIHSDKPIVVVGSMRPGTAMSADGMLNLYNAVAVARSPEARGKGVLVAMNDEIHTGRDVSKMINIRTEAFKSPWGALGMVVEGKTYWFRQPAKRHTTASEFDIDRIGTLAPVEIAYGYGNLSDVAYRAFAQAGAKAIVHAGTGNGSVASQVVPALQELRGRGLHIIRSSRVTTGGFVIRNAEQPDDKYDWVVAHDLNPQKARILAAVALTQPRDAKDLQRIFWEY is encoded by the coding sequence ATGAAGATACTGCACCGCATCGTGCCCGGCCTCGCCGCCATCGCCCTGCTGCTGCCCGGCGGCCTGCAGGCCCGGGAGACACCGACCGACACCCGGCTCGCCAACGTCGTCATCCTCGCGACCGGCGGCACCATCGCCGGCGCGGGCGCCAGCGCGGCCAACAGCGCCACCTACCAGGCGGCCAAGGTGCCGGTGGACAAGCTCATCGCCGGCGTGCCCGAACTCAAGGACCTCGCCAACGTGCGCGGCGAGCAGGTCTTCCAGATCGCCTCGGAGAGCTTCACCAACGACCACCTGCTGCAACTGGGCAAGCGCGTCGGCGAACTGGCGAAACAGGGCGACGTCGACGGCATCGTGATCACCCACGGCACCGACACCATCGAGGAAACCGCCTACTTCCTGAACCTGGTGATCCACAGCGACAAGCCGATCGTCGTGGTCGGCTCGATGCGCCCCGGCACGGCGATGTCCGCCGACGGCATGCTAAACCTGTACAACGCGGTCGCCGTGGCGCGCAGCCCCGAGGCGCGCGGCAAGGGCGTGCTGGTGGCGATGAACGACGAGATCCACACCGGGCGCGACGTCTCCAAGATGATCAACATCCGCACCGAAGCCTTCAAGAGCCCGTGGGGCGCGCTGGGCATGGTCGTCGAAGGCAAGACCTACTGGTTCCGCCAGCCGGCCAAGCGCCACACGACGGCCTCCGAGTTCGACATCGACCGGATCGGCACGCTGGCGCCGGTGGAGATCGCCTACGGCTACGGCAACCTCTCCGACGTGGCCTACCGCGCCTTCGCCCAGGCCGGCGCCAAGGCCATCGTCCATGCCGGCACCGGCAACGGCTCGGTGGCGAGCCAGGTGGTGCCGGCCCTGCAGGAGCTGCGCGGGCGGGGGCTGCACATCATCCGCTCGTCGCGCGTCACCACCGGCGGCTTCGTCATCCGCAACGCCGAGCAGCCGGACGACAAGTACGACTGGGTCGTCGCCCACGACCTCAACCCGCAGAAGGCACGCATCCTCGCCGCCGTCGCCCTGACCCAGCCGCGCGACGCCAAGGACCTGCAACGCATCTTCTGGGAGTATTGA
- a CDS encoding transporter substrate-binding domain-containing protein encodes MRKSLTVLALCLSAAGLAAPAHAQLTGTLQKIKESGTITVGHRESSVPFSYLDADQKPVGYAMDLCAKVVDAVKSELKLPNLQVKYQAVTSQNRIPLMQNGTIDLECGSTTNSVARQQQVGFSVSYFITSVRMAVRKDSGVKDIGDLNGKPVATTTGTTSDALIKQNEKGRSIDVRNIYGKDHADSFLMVESGRASAFVMDDILLAGLIANSKNPANFAIVGPSLRDEPYGVMLRKDDAPFKALVDKTLVDLMKSGEAEKLYTKWFMNPIPPRNVNLNFPMSPALKAALETPTDKGVE; translated from the coding sequence ATGCGCAAGTCCCTCACCGTCCTCGCCCTGTGCCTGTCCGCCGCCGGACTTGCCGCACCGGCCCACGCCCAGCTCACCGGCACGCTGCAGAAGATCAAGGAATCGGGCACGATCACCGTCGGCCATCGTGAGTCGTCGGTGCCCTTCTCCTACCTCGACGCCGACCAGAAACCGGTCGGCTATGCGATGGACCTTTGTGCGAAGGTCGTCGATGCAGTGAAGTCCGAGCTGAAGCTGCCCAATCTGCAGGTGAAGTATCAGGCGGTGACCTCGCAGAACCGCATCCCGCTGATGCAGAACGGCACCATCGACCTCGAATGCGGTTCCACCACGAACAGCGTGGCGCGCCAGCAGCAGGTCGGCTTTTCCGTCAGCTACTTCATCACCAGCGTGCGCATGGCGGTACGCAAGGATTCCGGCGTCAAGGACATCGGCGACCTCAACGGCAAGCCGGTCGCCACCACCACCGGCACCACGTCGGACGCGCTGATCAAGCAGAACGAGAAAGGCAGGTCGATCGACGTGAGGAACATCTACGGCAAGGACCACGCCGACTCCTTCCTGATGGTCGAGAGCGGGCGTGCCTCCGCGTTCGTGATGGACGACATCCTGCTCGCCGGCCTCATCGCCAACTCCAAGAATCCGGCGAATTTCGCCATCGTCGGCCCGTCGCTGCGCGACGAACCCTATGGCGTGATGCTGCGCAAGGACGACGCGCCCTTCAAGGCGCTGGTCGACAAGACGCTGGTCGACCTGATGAAGTCGGGCGAGGCCGAAAAGCTGTACACCAAGTGGTTCATGAACCCGATCCCGCCGCGCAACGTGAACCTCAACTTCCCGATGAGCCCGGCCCTCAAGGCCGCCCTCGAGACGCCGACCGACAAGGGCGTCGAATAA
- a CDS encoding amino acid ABC transporter ATP-binding protein — MIQIKNVSKWYGSFQVLTDCTTHVAKGEVVVVCGPSGSGKSTLIKCVNALEPFQQGSIVVNGIAIEDPKTNLPRLRSQVGMVFQHFELFPHMTITDNLAIAQIKVLGRSRDEAVNKGLKLLDRVGLKAHAGKFPGQLSGGQQQRVAIARALAMDPICMLFDEPTSALDPEMINEVLDVMVELAREGMTMMCVTHEMGFARKVAHRVIFMDRGAIVEDAAKDDFFGKPRSERAQSFLAKILQH; from the coding sequence ATGATCCAGATCAAGAACGTTTCCAAGTGGTACGGCAGCTTCCAGGTCCTGACCGACTGCACCACCCATGTGGCCAAGGGCGAAGTAGTCGTCGTGTGCGGCCCGTCCGGCTCGGGCAAGTCCACGCTGATCAAGTGCGTGAATGCGCTGGAGCCCTTCCAGCAGGGCAGCATCGTCGTCAATGGCATCGCCATCGAAGACCCCAAGACCAACCTGCCCAGGCTGCGCTCGCAGGTCGGCATGGTGTTCCAGCATTTCGAGCTGTTCCCGCACATGACGATCACCGACAACCTGGCGATCGCGCAGATCAAGGTGCTCGGCCGCAGCCGCGACGAAGCGGTGAACAAGGGCCTGAAGCTGCTCGACCGCGTCGGCCTGAAGGCGCACGCAGGCAAGTTCCCCGGCCAGCTCTCCGGCGGCCAGCAGCAGCGCGTGGCGATCGCACGCGCGCTGGCGATGGACCCGATCTGCATGCTGTTCGACGAGCCGACCTCGGCGCTCGACCCCGAGATGATCAACGAGGTGCTCGACGTGATGGTCGAACTCGCGCGCGAGGGCATGACCATGATGTGCGTGACCCACGAGATGGGCTTCGCCCGCAAGGTCGCCCACCGCGTGATCTTCATGGACCGCGGCGCCATCGTCGAGGACGCCGCGAAGGACGACTTCTTCGGCAAGCCGCGCTCCGAGCGCGCGCAGAGCTTCCTCGCCAAGATCCTGCAGCATTGA
- a CDS encoding sulfite exporter TauE/SafE family protein — MDFAYTLAGFSVGAIVGLTGVGGGSLMTPLLVLLFGIHPSVAVGTDLLYAAITKAGGTLAHGLRGTVDWQITRRLASGSIPAAALTLLLVHQFAPGGIDGAADLIKVVLGVALLLTAVALILRKRIQDYARRHFGDTPNPVRTARLTVLTGAVLGVLVSISSVGAGALGVTALFFLYPAMPALRIVGSDIAHAVPLTAVAGIGHWMLGSVDWLLLGSLLVGSLPGIWIGSHISTKVPDRILRPMLAAMLVMVGAKLIGR, encoded by the coding sequence ATGGATTTCGCCTACACGCTCGCAGGCTTCTCGGTCGGCGCCATCGTCGGACTCACTGGCGTCGGTGGAGGTTCGCTGATGACGCCGCTGCTGGTATTGCTGTTCGGTATCCATCCGTCGGTGGCGGTGGGCACCGACCTGCTCTACGCTGCAATCACCAAGGCGGGCGGAACCTTGGCCCACGGCCTGCGAGGGACGGTAGACTGGCAGATCACCCGCCGCCTGGCATCCGGCAGCATTCCGGCCGCCGCGCTGACGCTGCTGCTGGTGCACCAGTTCGCACCCGGCGGCATCGACGGCGCAGCCGACCTGATCAAGGTGGTGCTGGGCGTGGCCCTGCTGCTGACGGCGGTGGCCCTGATCCTGCGCAAGCGCATCCAGGACTACGCCCGCCGGCACTTCGGCGACACGCCCAACCCGGTCCGCACCGCGCGGCTGACGGTGCTGACCGGCGCGGTGCTCGGCGTGCTGGTGTCGATCTCGTCGGTCGGCGCCGGCGCACTGGGCGTCACCGCGCTGTTCTTTCTCTATCCGGCCATGCCCGCCCTGCGCATCGTCGGCTCGGACATCGCCCACGCGGTGCCGCTGACCGCCGTCGCCGGCATCGGGCACTGGATGCTGGGGAGCGTGGACTGGCTGCTGCTGGGCAGCCTGCTGGTCGGCTCCCTGCCCGGCATCTGGATCGGCAGCCACATTTCGACCAAGGTGCCCGACCGCATCCTCCGCCCGATGCTGGCGGCGATGCTGGTGATGGTGGGTGCGAAGCTGATCGGCCGCTGA
- the prsT gene encoding XrtA/PEP-CTERM system TPR-repeat protein PrsT — protein MTKSFRPLLLPVAVALGLMSLPVAALADAAAASRYYEDGLARYQKQDVTGAIIQLKNALQQDRNMLAAHLLLGNAYLHDGDVGPAEVEFNEALRLGVNRAEVAVPLGRIYLLQGRPGKLIESIPADGLPPGIRLELLAQRGTAYAALDKRAEAERSFADARAIDPASPVPLIAEVPMLIAAGRMDLARERAAKAVQLGPTHAAAYNVRGSVAHAGGDVAAALKDYERAIELQPGFVDARVARAGILIDLGRDADARTDLEDLAKDGPVEPRASYLLALLASRRGDAAQATQYLEEAARLVDALPIEWLAGHEPLLMVGALSHHAGRQYEKARKYLDSLVARFPRNLGARKLLASIHVETADYARATGLLEQVLRAQPDDPQALHLLGRVYLAQKRYAKATELLEKAAQGGDTRAQAALGVSRLGQGDTVAAAMNLQAAFDGSPGDLGLATTLSNTLMRQGYPKKALDVAQRASAALPGNPAALNLLGVVKGGAGDRAGARAAYTDALGRDPGFTPARFNLARLDIAEGRFDDARKTYAEMLKKDRRDATAMYESALLEQRAGSPAEAMRWLEKASAERPNDTRVGLALVRAKAMAGDRPGALEAAKALAARRSDDLAVLAALAQAQLDSGDGKSAQQTLRDMTKLAEFDTDAQVRVGRLQLAAGNPAGAQYSAEKALAGRPGDAGALILAAEAAMASTDFDKARERTRTLRDRHPGNVEGLRLGGDLALLAGRYAEAEDAYREAARLQPSGARVLSVVRAQMAQGKRAQAVATLEARLQQQNDDAAVRQALAELHMRAGSWPAAAREYRTLVDKGAAHPGVLNNYALVLHELGDAQALAMAERAHALAPADPNVVDTYGWLLLRAGRREEGMRYLREARLRDPDNLEIRYHLARALHETGRTAEARAEMVDVSGMPAASVPEKVGSFLREINAGK, from the coding sequence ATGACCAAGTCGTTTCGCCCCTTGCTGCTGCCCGTCGCCGTCGCGCTCGGCCTGATGTCGCTCCCGGTCGCCGCGCTGGCCGATGCCGCCGCCGCCAGCCGTTACTATGAGGATGGACTGGCGCGCTACCAGAAGCAAGACGTCACCGGCGCGATCATCCAGTTGAAGAACGCGCTGCAGCAGGACCGCAACATGCTCGCGGCGCATCTGCTGCTGGGAAACGCCTACCTGCATGACGGCGACGTCGGTCCGGCCGAGGTGGAGTTCAACGAGGCGCTGCGCCTGGGCGTGAATCGCGCGGAGGTGGCCGTGCCGCTGGGGCGCATCTACCTGCTGCAGGGGCGGCCGGGGAAGCTGATCGAGTCGATCCCGGCGGATGGCCTGCCGCCCGGCATACGGCTCGAACTGCTCGCGCAGCGCGGCACGGCCTACGCGGCGCTCGACAAGCGCGCCGAGGCCGAGCGCAGCTTTGCCGATGCGCGCGCGATCGACCCTGCGTCGCCGGTGCCGCTGATCGCGGAGGTGCCGATGCTGATCGCGGCGGGACGCATGGACCTCGCCCGCGAGCGCGCCGCGAAGGCCGTGCAGCTCGGGCCGACCCATGCCGCCGCCTACAACGTGCGCGGCTCGGTGGCGCATGCCGGCGGCGACGTCGCCGCCGCGCTGAAGGACTACGAACGCGCGATCGAACTGCAGCCGGGTTTCGTCGACGCCCGCGTCGCGCGTGCCGGCATCCTGATCGACCTCGGCCGCGATGCCGACGCGCGCACCGATCTCGAGGATCTGGCGAAGGACGGACCGGTCGAGCCGCGCGCGTCCTACCTGCTGGCGCTGCTGGCCAGCCGCCGCGGGGATGCGGCCCAGGCGACGCAATATCTCGAGGAGGCGGCGCGCCTGGTCGATGCCCTGCCCATCGAATGGCTGGCCGGCCACGAACCCCTGCTGATGGTGGGCGCGCTGTCCCACCATGCCGGGCGCCAGTACGAAAAGGCGCGCAAATACCTCGATTCGCTCGTGGCACGCTTTCCGCGCAACCTCGGTGCGCGCAAGCTGCTGGCCTCCATCCATGTCGAGACGGCCGACTACGCGCGGGCGACCGGCCTGCTCGAACAGGTGCTGCGCGCGCAGCCGGACGACCCGCAGGCCCTGCATCTGCTGGGGCGTGTCTATCTCGCCCAGAAGCGCTACGCGAAGGCCACCGAACTGCTGGAGAAGGCCGCCCAGGGCGGCGACACGCGCGCCCAGGCCGCGCTCGGCGTCAGCCGCCTCGGACAGGGCGACACCGTGGCAGCGGCCATGAACCTGCAGGCGGCGTTCGACGGATCCCCCGGCGATCTCGGCCTGGCGACCACGCTGTCGAACACGCTGATGCGCCAGGGCTATCCGAAGAAGGCGCTCGACGTTGCGCAGCGCGCCAGCGCCGCCCTCCCCGGCAACCCGGCGGCGCTGAACCTGCTCGGGGTGGTGAAGGGAGGCGCCGGCGACCGCGCCGGGGCCCGTGCTGCCTACACGGATGCGCTCGGGCGCGACCCCGGCTTCACCCCGGCACGCTTCAATCTGGCCCGGCTCGACATCGCCGAGGGCCGCTTCGACGATGCGCGCAAGACCTACGCCGAGATGCTGAAGAAGGACAGGCGCGATGCGACGGCGATGTACGAATCCGCGCTGCTCGAACAGCGTGCCGGCAGTCCGGCCGAGGCGATGCGCTGGCTGGAGAAGGCGTCGGCCGAACGCCCGAACGATACGCGCGTCGGCCTCGCCCTGGTCCGGGCAAAGGCAATGGCCGGCGACCGGCCCGGCGCGCTCGAGGCGGCGAAGGCTCTGGCGGCGCGGCGCAGCGACGATCTCGCCGTCCTGGCCGCACTGGCGCAGGCGCAGCTCGACAGCGGCGACGGCAAGTCCGCGCAGCAGACGCTGCGCGACATGACGAAGCTGGCGGAGTTCGACACCGATGCCCAGGTCCGCGTCGGCCGCCTGCAACTGGCTGCCGGCAACCCCGCCGGCGCCCAATATTCCGCTGAAAAGGCGCTGGCCGGGCGCCCCGGCGATGCGGGCGCCCTGATCCTGGCGGCAGAAGCCGCGATGGCGTCCACGGACTTCGACAAGGCGCGCGAGCGCACCAGGACGCTGCGCGACCGGCACCCCGGCAATGTCGAGGGTCTGCGCCTGGGCGGGGATCTCGCGCTGCTGGCCGGCCGGTATGCCGAAGCCGAAGACGCCTACCGCGAGGCGGCGCGCCTCCAGCCTTCGGGCGCGAGGGTGCTGAGCGTCGTCCGCGCGCAGATGGCGCAGGGCAAGCGTGCGCAGGCCGTCGCGACCCTCGAGGCGCGGCTGCAGCAGCAAAATGACGATGCCGCGGTGAGGCAGGCCCTGGCGGAACTGCACATGCGCGCGGGGAGTTGGCCCGCCGCCGCGCGCGAGTACCGGACCCTGGTGGACAAGGGCGCGGCCCATCCCGGCGTGCTGAACAACTACGCGCTCGTGCTGCACGAACTGGGGGACGCGCAGGCGCTGGCCATGGCGGAAAGGGCCCACGCCCTGGCGCCTGCCGACCCGAACGTGGTGGATACCTACGGCTGGCTCCTGCTGCGTGCCGGGCGCCGCGAGGAGGGCATGCGCTACCTGCGCGAAGCGAGGCTGCGCGATCCCGACAACCTGGAGATCCGCTACCACCTCGCGCGCGCTTTGCATGAAACGGGCCGCACGGCCGAGGCCCGCGCCGAGATGGTGGATGTCTCCGGCATGCCGGCGGCGTCGGTTCCCGAGAAGGTCGGCAGCTTCCTGCGTGAGATCAATGCCGGCAAATAG
- a CDS encoding CysB family HTH-type transcriptional regulator: MNLQQLRYIHEVARRGLNVSDAAEALFTSQPGVSKQIRLLEAELGVEIFARHGKRLVAVTEPGRAVLAIAQRMLRDMDNLLQVGEEFSNESSGTLSIATTHTQARYVLPRVVRDFMQRYPGVRLELHQGDPQQVCDMVLSGGADIAIATEAIADNPDLVMLPCYQWNRCIVATPRHPILREHPLTLEAIARYPLITYDDAFTGRGQINKAFLGRGLKPNVVLTAIDSDVIKKYVEMDLGIGILARMAYDADEDRKLGMVDASHLFESSTTRIGIRRNAWLRGFVYAFIELFVPSLTRRIVEAARSGGGTDAGL; this comes from the coding sequence ATGAATCTCCAGCAACTGCGTTACATCCACGAGGTCGCGCGGCGTGGTCTCAACGTGTCGGACGCGGCCGAGGCGTTGTTCACCTCGCAGCCGGGCGTTTCGAAGCAGATCCGCTTGCTGGAGGCGGAACTGGGGGTCGAGATCTTCGCCCGCCACGGCAAGCGCCTCGTCGCGGTCACCGAACCGGGCCGCGCAGTGCTGGCGATCGCCCAGCGCATGCTGCGCGACATGGACAACCTGCTGCAGGTGGGGGAGGAATTCTCCAACGAGTCGTCCGGCACGCTGTCGATCGCCACCACCCACACCCAGGCGCGCTACGTGCTGCCGCGCGTGGTGCGCGACTTCATGCAGCGCTATCCCGGGGTGCGGCTGGAGCTGCACCAGGGCGATCCGCAGCAGGTGTGCGACATGGTGCTGAGCGGCGGCGCCGACATCGCCATCGCCACCGAGGCCATCGCCGACAATCCCGACCTGGTGATGCTGCCGTGCTACCAGTGGAACCGCTGCATCGTCGCCACGCCGCGCCACCCCATCCTGCGCGAGCATCCGCTGACGCTGGAGGCGATCGCGCGCTATCCGCTGATCACCTACGACGATGCCTTCACCGGCCGCGGCCAGATCAACAAGGCGTTCCTCGGCCGCGGCCTGAAGCCGAACGTGGTGCTCACCGCGATCGACTCGGACGTGATCAAGAAGTACGTGGAGATGGACCTGGGCATCGGCATCCTCGCGCGCATGGCCTACGATGCCGACGAGGACCGCAAGCTCGGCATGGTGGATGCCAGCCACCTGTTCGAATCGAGCACCACGCGCATCGGCATCCGCCGCAACGCGTGGCTGCGCGGTTTCGTCTATGCGTTCATCGAGCTGTTCGTGCCCTCGCTGACGCGCCGCATCGTCGAGGCGGCGCGCAGCGGCGGCGGGACCGACGCCGGCCTGTGA
- a CDS encoding amino acid ABC transporter permease, translating to MDYHWDWQFFFQETDDGLKYYEWVVSGLGWTTAVSLASLAVALLLGSVLGVMRTTPKRWLVAVGDTYVDVFRNVPLIVQLFLWFFVVPELVPQQMGIWMKQDLPYFVTAVVGLGLYTAARIAEQVRSGINSLPRGQRFAGLALGFTEWQTYRYVRLPMAYRIVLPALTSEAMNIFKNSAVTYAVGILELYFQYKQIIEKTSQVLEITIVVTLAYFILAFVMNRLLAFVEKRTRVPGLITGTGGK from the coding sequence ATGGACTACCACTGGGACTGGCAGTTCTTCTTCCAGGAGACCGACGACGGCCTCAAGTACTACGAGTGGGTAGTGTCCGGCCTGGGGTGGACGACGGCCGTGTCGCTCGCCTCGCTGGCCGTCGCGCTGCTGCTGGGCTCGGTGCTCGGCGTCATGCGCACCACGCCCAAGCGCTGGCTGGTGGCGGTCGGCGACACCTATGTGGACGTGTTCCGCAACGTGCCGTTGATCGTCCAGCTCTTCCTGTGGTTCTTCGTCGTGCCCGAGCTGGTGCCGCAGCAGATGGGCATCTGGATGAAGCAGGACCTGCCCTATTTCGTCACCGCCGTCGTCGGGCTGGGCCTCTACACCGCCGCGCGCATCGCCGAGCAGGTCCGCTCCGGGATCAACTCGCTGCCCCGCGGCCAGCGCTTCGCCGGCCTGGCGCTGGGCTTCACCGAGTGGCAGACCTACCGCTACGTGCGCCTGCCGATGGCCTACCGCATCGTGCTGCCGGCGCTCACCTCGGAGGCGATGAACATCTTCAAGAACTCGGCGGTGACCTACGCGGTGGGCATCCTCGAACTCTACTTCCAGTACAAGCAGATCATCGAGAAGACCTCGCAGGTGCTCGAGATCACCATCGTCGTCACGCTCGCCTACTTCATCCTGGCCTTCGTCATGAACCGGCTGCTGGCCTTCGTCGAGAAGCGCACCCGGGTGCCGGGCCTGATCACGGGTACGGGAGGGAAGTGA
- a CDS encoding amino acid ABC transporter permease: MSDFDFSVITANWRFLAEGLRYTLQVTVTAMTGGIILGTLLALMRLSSIKPLQWFAAGYVNFFRSVPLVQVILAFYLILPLVLQFVTGRMIPIGAENSAYFTFTIFEAAYYSEIMRSGIQSVPRGQIGAGYALGFTYSQTMRLVVLPQAFRNMLPVLLTQTIVLFQDVSLVYAIGATDFFGAADKITQRDLRPVEMYTTVAVVYFIICFVLSRLVKRLQARIAIIR, from the coding sequence ATGAGCGACTTCGATTTCTCGGTCATCACCGCGAACTGGAGATTTCTCGCCGAGGGCCTGCGCTACACGCTGCAGGTCACCGTCACCGCGATGACCGGAGGCATCATCCTCGGCACGCTGCTCGCGCTGATGCGGCTGTCGTCGATCAAGCCCCTGCAGTGGTTCGCGGCCGGCTACGTGAATTTCTTCCGCAGCGTGCCGCTGGTGCAGGTGATCCTCGCCTTCTACCTGATCCTGCCGCTGGTGCTGCAGTTCGTCACCGGCCGGATGATCCCGATCGGCGCGGAGAATTCGGCCTATTTCACGTTCACGATCTTCGAGGCCGCCTACTACTCCGAGATCATGCGCTCGGGCATCCAGTCGGTGCCGCGCGGCCAGATCGGTGCGGGCTACGCGCTCGGCTTCACCTACAGCCAGACGATGCGCCTGGTGGTGCTGCCGCAGGCGTTCCGCAACATGCTGCCGGTGCTGCTGACGCAGACCATCGTGCTGTTCCAGGACGTGTCCCTGGTGTATGCCATCGGCGCCACCGACTTCTTCGGCGCGGCCGACAAGATCACCCAGCGCGACCTGCGCCCGGTGGAGATGTACACCACCGTCGCCGTCGTCTATTTCATCATCTGCTTCGTGCTGTCGAGGCTGGTGAAACGGCTGCAGGCCCGCATCGCCATCATTCGCTGA